A genomic region of Anaerolineales bacterium contains the following coding sequences:
- the atpF gene encoding F0F1 ATP synthase subunit B — translation MEALGINLGFLLVQIFNFLLLLVLLRKWVFTPIMNMLQKRRETISKGLEDASIAAEARENAEKEAEKLLSEARAKVASEAREITARAEEQAKEIVKDAEAKAGKAREVALAEVEQERVRVLGEVRGQVAALAAAAAQKLIGEALDDKRQHALINEFFSGVSAGKVTVLDGAEANGPAVVTSALPLTADEQGEVQKALGKGAEVTFKVDPNILGGLVVRIGDKVLDGSVSGQLGTLRQNLR, via the coding sequence TTGGAAGCCTTAGGAATTAATCTGGGTTTTCTGCTCGTCCAAATTTTCAACTTCCTGTTGCTGCTGGTTCTGCTGCGCAAATGGGTGTTCACGCCCATCATGAACATGCTGCAGAAGCGCCGTGAAACCATCAGCAAGGGTCTCGAAGACGCCAGCATTGCGGCGGAAGCGCGTGAGAACGCCGAGAAGGAAGCGGAGAAGCTGCTGAGCGAAGCCCGTGCCAAAGTAGCCAGCGAAGCGCGCGAGATCACTGCCCGCGCCGAAGAGCAGGCCAAAGAAATTGTCAAGGACGCCGAAGCCAAGGCGGGCAAGGCGCGTGAAGTGGCCCTGGCCGAAGTGGAACAGGAACGCGTCCGTGTGCTCGGCGAAGTGCGCGGCCAGGTGGCCGCGTTGGCTGCCGCCGCGGCGCAGAAGCTGATTGGCGAAGCGCTCGACGACAAACGCCAGCATGCGCTCATCAATGAGTTCTTCTCTGGCGTCAGCGCCGGCAAGGTGACCGTGCTCGACGGGGCCGAGGCCAATGGCCCGGCGGTCGTCACCAGCGCGCTGCCGCTGACCGCCGACGAACAGGGCGAAGTGCAGAAGGCCCTGGGCAAGGGCGCCGAAGTTACCTTCAAGGTCGACCCGAACATTTTGGGTGGCCTGGTAGTGCGCATCGGCGACAAAGTGCTCGACGGCTCGGTTTCCGGGCAGCTCGGCACCCTGCGCCAGAACCTGCGCTAA
- a CDS encoding F0F1 ATP synthase subunit C, whose translation MEAEAAKLIGAGIAMIGAMGAGLGVGLAALGGVQGIARNPDAAGTIQTSMILGIVFTEAIAIYCLVVAMLILFV comes from the coding sequence ATGGAAGCTGAAGCCGCAAAACTGATTGGTGCTGGGATTGCCATGATCGGCGCAATGGGCGCCGGCCTGGGTGTAGGCCTCGCCGCCCTGGGTGGCGTGCAGGGCATCGCCCGCAACCCGGATGCTGCAGGCACTATCCAGACCAGCATGATCCTGGGTATCGTGTTTACTGAAGCTATCGCCATTTATTGTCTGGTGGTAGCCATGCTTATCCTGTTCGTCTAA
- a CDS encoding F0F1 ATP synthase subunit A codes for MAKEEATRKWKYGVSRWIALAIIVVSVIVSGKIPPLRPYIALPAEHLTETLFQFPLTGEAFFLTNTMTAVIIADIFILGLAFFVLRPAFNSGKHVFKGIVGAVQALVEGLYNLTEETAGKWTRTIVPIFATLTLLILTVNWMELIPGVDSIGVINEISLEHAHHVDPALHVETDCDINPLFTLGNTQVVSIGGENTNCAAALAPFVRAAATDLNFTLGLAIMSFLMIQIIGVRAQGLSYFEKFINIRALGKPGIGKIDFVVGIFEIVSEFSKIISFSFRLFGNIFAGMILLLVIGTLIPVAAQTGVLMLEFGVGLIQAVVFGMLTMIFMAQATQSHHGDEEHH; via the coding sequence GTGGCTAAAGAAGAAGCTACCCGCAAATGGAAGTACGGTGTCAGTCGCTGGATTGCTCTAGCGATTATTGTCGTCAGCGTAATTGTCTCCGGGAAAATTCCCCCGTTGCGCCCGTACATTGCACTTCCGGCGGAACATCTAACCGAAACACTTTTCCAGTTCCCGCTCACCGGTGAGGCATTTTTCCTCACCAACACGATGACGGCCGTCATCATCGCCGATATCTTCATCCTCGGCCTGGCCTTCTTCGTTCTGCGCCCGGCATTCAATTCCGGCAAGCATGTCTTCAAGGGCATTGTGGGCGCGGTGCAGGCGCTGGTGGAAGGCCTGTACAACCTGACCGAGGAAACTGCGGGCAAGTGGACACGTACTATCGTGCCGATCTTTGCCACGCTGACCCTGCTGATCCTTACCGTCAACTGGATGGAACTGATTCCGGGTGTGGACAGCATTGGCGTGATCAATGAGATCAGCCTGGAGCACGCCCACCATGTGGATCCGGCGCTACACGTTGAGACCGACTGTGACATCAACCCCCTGTTCACCCTCGGCAACACGCAGGTGGTTTCGATCGGCGGCGAGAACACCAATTGCGCCGCCGCGTTGGCGCCTTTTGTGCGTGCGGCGGCTACGGATCTGAACTTCACGCTGGGCTTGGCGATCATGTCATTCCTGATGATCCAGATCATCGGTGTGCGTGCCCAGGGCCTCAGTTACTTTGAGAAGTTCATCAATATCCGTGCCCTCGGCAAACCCGGCATCGGCAAGATCGATTTCGTCGTCGGTATCTTCGAGATCGTCTCCGAATTCTCCAAGATCATTTCGTTCTCTTTCCGTCTGTTCGGTAACATCTTTGCCGGCATGATCTTGTTGCTGGTCATTGGTACGCTCATCCCGGTGGCGGCACAAACCGGGGTGTTGATGCTTGAATTCGGCGTGGGTCTAATTCAGGCCGTGGTGTTCGGTATGCTGACCATGATCTTTATGGCGCAGGCTACCCAATCGCACCACGGTGACGAAGAGCACCACTAA
- a CDS encoding NADH-quinone oxidoreductase subunit N, translating to MFGSITPDMLLTILPEIALLVVLLVVFTLDLVLAEARRGVLATVTAVGLLASFVITLLYTHPGASATLVWGGMLRHDMLGYIAKLLFIFAAFITTLLSVGWGELWRKGEYYTLLLTSTIGMTLMAASADLVMLFLAIETTSIPLYILAGFLREDNKSTEAGFKYLLFGAMTTAVMLYGFSLLYGFAGSTNLYSMAAAITAGAVPGPLLIGALVLVMLGFGFKVAVVPMHFWAPDVYEGAPTPVTAFLSTASKAAGFMVLVRVMLASFPQILPDWQMMLSILAVASMFIGNVVALTQKNIKRLLAYSGIAHAGYAILGVVAASELGVASVVYYLIVYVLTNLASFGIVAVVGKALGSDEVEEYSGLSRRNPMLALAMLLAFLSLAGIPPLGGFIAKVLVFAAAVEANLIWLAVLGVLNSIVGLYYYLVVLKVVYLDMPKDESPLPVQRASGIAITLSVLLVLVLGVVIAPWYDWAIAAARSLF from the coding sequence GTGTTTGGCTCCATTACCCCTGACATGCTTTTGACCATTCTGCCGGAGATTGCCCTGCTGGTGGTCTTGCTGGTGGTCTTCACCTTGGATCTGGTATTGGCCGAGGCACGCCGTGGCGTGCTGGCCACGGTGACCGCCGTAGGCTTGCTGGCCAGTTTTGTGATCACCTTGCTTTACACCCACCCGGGCGCCAGCGCGACGCTGGTGTGGGGTGGCATGCTGCGCCACGATATGCTCGGCTACATTGCCAAGCTGCTCTTTATCTTCGCAGCCTTCATCACCACGCTGCTCTCGGTGGGTTGGGGCGAGCTATGGCGCAAGGGCGAGTACTACACCCTGCTGCTCACCTCCACCATCGGTATGACCCTGATGGCCGCCTCGGCGGACCTGGTGATGCTCTTCCTGGCCATCGAGACTACCTCGATCCCGCTGTATATTCTGGCTGGCTTCCTGCGTGAGGACAACAAGTCCACCGAAGCAGGCTTCAAGTACTTGCTGTTTGGGGCGATGACCACCGCAGTGATGCTGTATGGCTTTAGCTTGCTGTACGGCTTCGCCGGCAGCACGAACCTCTACAGCATGGCCGCGGCGATCACCGCCGGCGCCGTGCCCGGGCCGCTGCTGATCGGTGCCTTGGTGCTGGTAATGCTCGGCTTTGGCTTCAAAGTGGCCGTAGTGCCGATGCACTTCTGGGCGCCCGATGTGTACGAAGGGGCACCGACCCCGGTGACGGCTTTCCTCTCCACCGCCTCCAAGGCCGCAGGCTTCATGGTGCTGGTGCGCGTGATGCTGGCTAGCTTCCCGCAGATCCTGCCTGACTGGCAGATGATGCTGAGCATCCTGGCCGTGGCTTCGATGTTCATTGGCAATGTGGTGGCGCTGACGCAGAAGAACATCAAGCGTCTGCTGGCCTATTCGGGTATTGCCCACGCCGGGTACGCCATCCTGGGCGTTGTGGCGGCCTCGGAACTGGGTGTGGCCAGTGTCGTCTATTATTTGATCGTATACGTGCTCACCAACCTGGCCAGCTTTGGCATCGTTGCCGTTGTTGGCAAAGCGCTGGGCTCTGACGAAGTCGAAGAGTACTCCGGCCTCAGCCGGCGCAACCCGATGCTGGCGTTGGCGATGCTGCTGGCCTTCCTCTCGCTGGCCGGCATTCCCCCGCTGGGTGGTTTCATCGCCAAGGTGCTCGTGTTTGCCGCGGCGGTGGAGGCCAACCTGATCTGGCTGGCCGTGCTGGGTGTGCTCAACTCGATCGTGGGCCTGTACTACTACCTGGTGGTGCTCAAGGTGGTGTACCTGGATATGCCCAAGGATGAGAGCCCGCTGCCTGTGCAGCGCGCGTCGGGCATCGCCATCACACTCAGCGTGCTGCTGGTCTTGGTGCTGGGCGTAGTGATTGCCCCCTGGTATGACTGGGCTATCGCTGCGGCGCGCTCGCTGTTTTAG
- a CDS encoding NADH-quinone oxidoreductase subunit M, with protein MGFPILSAIVLLPILAGVVLLFLPPANRKLIYSFALAVATVTFFLSLLVFVGFDANGAQFQFIEQYDWLPALGISYHVGVDGISAPLVLLTGVVIFTGVIISQRIDDRPREFFAFLFLLASGVFGVFVALDLFALFFFYEIAVFPMYLLIAIWGWKQAREYAAMKLTLYLFIGSVIALVGVLAMYFTSGLHTFDFLQLQGANFSPEFQRLWFPFVFFGFAILGGIFPFHNWSPDGHVAAPTAVSMFHAGVLMKLGAFAALRVGIMLMPEGAQYHMWWIILLTLVNVVYGAFIAMTQTDFKYMIGYSSVSHMGLVAMGLATLNHDGLVGAGIQMVSHGVMTALFFAVVGMIYDQAHTRQIPELGGMMKIMPYAGVAFIIAGLVGMGMPGFSGFVAEFPIFMGVWARTPWIAIVAAISIAVTAAYILRAIGKVFFGEMPANLEGHMHDIRISEKVALAVLVVIMVGIGIFPGVVVPMVEHGVNAVLALVGGA; from the coding sequence ATGGGCTTTCCTATCCTTAGTGCAATTGTCTTACTCCCCATCCTGGCTGGCGTGGTGCTGTTGTTCCTGCCGCCTGCCAACCGCAAGCTGATCTACAGCTTCGCCTTGGCGGTGGCCACAGTGACCTTCTTCTTGTCGCTGCTGGTGTTCGTGGGGTTTGATGCCAACGGTGCGCAGTTCCAGTTCATCGAGCAGTATGACTGGCTGCCGGCGCTGGGCATCAGCTACCACGTGGGCGTAGACGGCATCTCGGCCCCGCTGGTATTGCTCACCGGCGTAGTCATCTTCACCGGCGTGATCATCTCGCAGCGCATTGATGACCGCCCGCGCGAATTCTTCGCCTTCTTGTTCCTGCTGGCCAGCGGTGTCTTCGGCGTTTTTGTGGCGCTGGACCTGTTTGCCCTGTTCTTCTTCTACGAGATCGCCGTATTCCCGATGTACCTGCTGATTGCCATTTGGGGCTGGAAGCAGGCACGCGAATACGCCGCCATGAAGCTGACCCTGTATCTGTTCATTGGCTCGGTGATCGCCCTGGTGGGTGTGCTGGCGATGTATTTCACCTCCGGCCTGCACACCTTCGACTTTCTCCAATTGCAAGGCGCAAACTTCTCGCCGGAGTTTCAACGCCTGTGGTTCCCGTTTGTATTCTTTGGCTTCGCCATCCTCGGCGGCATTTTCCCCTTCCATAACTGGAGCCCGGATGGCCACGTGGCCGCCCCCACGGCGGTTTCGATGTTCCATGCCGGCGTGCTGATGAAGCTGGGCGCGTTCGCCGCGTTGCGCGTGGGCATCATGCTCATGCCTGAGGGTGCCCAGTACCACATGTGGTGGATCATTCTGCTCACCTTGGTGAACGTGGTCTACGGCGCCTTCATCGCCATGACCCAGACCGATTTCAAGTACATGATCGGTTATTCCTCCGTCTCGCATATGGGGCTGGTGGCGATGGGCTTGGCGACGCTCAACCATGATGGTTTGGTGGGCGCCGGCATCCAGATGGTTTCCCACGGGGTGATGACCGCCCTGTTCTTCGCCGTGGTCGGCATGATCTATGATCAGGCACATACGCGCCAGATCCCTGAGCTGGGCGGCATGATGAAGATCATGCCCTACGCCGGGGTGGCGTTCATCATCGCTGGTTTGGTGGGTATGGGCATGCCTGGCTTTTCTGGCTTCGTGGCCGAATTCCCCATCTTCATGGGGGTCTGGGCACGCACGCCCTGGATTGCGATTGTGGCGGCGATTTCGATTGCGGTCACCGCGGCCTACATCCTGCGCGCCATCGGCAAGGTGTTCTTTGGCGAGATGCCAGCCAATCTGGAAGGCCACATGCACGACATCCGTATTTCGGAGAAGGTGGCCCTGGCGGTGCTGGTGGTGATCATGGTGGGTATCGGTATCTTCCCCGGTGTGGTTGTTCCCATGGTTGAGCACGGCGTGAACGCGGTGCTGGCCCTGGTAGGAGGCGCATAA
- a CDS encoding NADH-quinone oxidoreductase subunit M, with amino-acid sequence MDFLNSHLLSFILFSPLAAALLVLLLPGENKKLIRLVAFALSLVPFALTLAAWLGFQAAPVVDGFRYQEQAVWYSAINANYHLGIDGLSLSMVLLTTLLTPVAILASFSVEEKVKAYMALFLALETGMLGVFLSLDLLLFFVFWEIGLVPMFFLIDQWGSAAGERTLWNGIKVPARRYASFKFIIYTMAGSLGLLLAIQMIGVVSGTFDLISIFQSWPALQGTLFGLPVETVKTVAFWAFVIAFAIKVPVWPFHTWLPDAHTEAPTAGSMVLAGVLLKLGAYGFLRLILPLYPEQAHQYAGVLAALATAAIVFGALSAWAQTDFKRLVAYSSVNHMGFVVLGIAAAAHAAGTPDGTIAMNGAVLQMFNHGISAAAMFFLVGAIYERTHTRDLEKFGGLFALLPVYGALLIFSSMSSLGLPGLNGFVSEFLVVRGAWPVFTVYTAISMIGLFFTGAYILKGIAKTLHGPLNEHWKNHFADLSRRELLVMAPLVVLMLWLGFWPAWLLSVINQAVVALFG; translated from the coding sequence ATGGACTTTCTGAATTCACATCTTCTCTCGTTCATTCTGTTCAGCCCGCTGGCCGCGGCGTTGCTTGTGTTGTTGCTGCCGGGCGAGAATAAGAAACTCATCCGGCTGGTGGCCTTTGCGCTCAGCCTGGTGCCCTTTGCCCTCACGCTAGCTGCTTGGCTGGGCTTTCAGGCGGCTCCGGTGGTGGATGGCTTCCGCTACCAGGAGCAGGCTGTCTGGTACAGCGCCATCAACGCCAATTACCACCTCGGCATCGATGGCCTCTCGCTCAGCATGGTATTGCTCACCACCTTGTTGACCCCAGTAGCGATTTTGGCTTCGTTTAGTGTTGAAGAAAAGGTCAAGGCCTATATGGCTTTGTTCCTAGCGCTGGAAACCGGCATGCTGGGTGTGTTCCTCTCGCTGGATCTGTTGCTCTTCTTTGTCTTTTGGGAGATCGGCCTGGTGCCGATGTTCTTCCTGATCGACCAGTGGGGCAGCGCAGCGGGGGAGCGCACGCTATGGAACGGCATCAAGGTGCCCGCCCGCCGCTACGCCTCCTTCAAATTCATCATCTACACCATGGCAGGCTCGCTGGGCCTGTTGTTGGCGATCCAAATGATCGGTGTCGTCTCTGGCACCTTTGATCTGATCAGCATCTTCCAGAGCTGGCCAGCATTGCAAGGCACCCTGTTCGGCCTGCCGGTCGAGACAGTCAAGACGGTCGCCTTCTGGGCCTTCGTGATCGCCTTTGCCATCAAGGTGCCGGTGTGGCCCTTCCACACCTGGCTGCCGGATGCGCACACCGAAGCGCCCACTGCCGGCTCGATGGTGCTGGCTGGCGTGCTGCTCAAGCTGGGCGCCTATGGCTTCCTGCGCTTGATCTTGCCGCTCTACCCCGAGCAGGCGCACCAGTACGCCGGCGTGCTGGCCGCCCTGGCCACCGCGGCGATCGTGTTCGGCGCCCTCTCGGCCTGGGCACAGACCGATTTCAAGCGCTTGGTGGCGTATTCCTCGGTAAACCATATGGGCTTCGTGGTGCTGGGCATTGCCGCTGCGGCGCATGCCGCTGGCACGCCGGATGGCACCATCGCCATGAATGGCGCGGTATTGCAAATGTTCAACCACGGCATCTCGGCTGCGGCGATGTTCTTCCTCGTCGGCGCGATCTACGAACGCACGCACACGCGTGACCTCGAGAAGTTCGGCGGTTTGTTTGCCTTGCTGCCGGTCTACGGCGCCTTGCTGATCTTTAGCTCGATGTCCTCGCTCGGCCTGCCGGGCTTGAATGGCTTCGTATCCGAATTCCTGGTGGTGCGCGGCGCCTGGCCGGTGTTTACCGTCTATACCGCCATCAGCATGATCGGTTTGTTCTTCACCGGTGCCTATATCCTCAAGGGGATCGCCAAGACCCTGCATGGCCCGCTGAATGAGCACTGGAAGAATCATTTTGCAGATCTGAGCCGCCGCGAGTTGCTGGTGATGGCTCCGCTGGTGGTGCTGATGCTGTGGCTCGGTTTTTGGCCGGCCTGGCTGCTCAGCGTAATCAATCAGGCCGTGGTTGCTTTGTTCGGCTAA
- the nuoL gene encoding NADH-quinone oxidoreductase subunit L — MPTETLIWLIPLPPLLAFFLILLFTRKNNALSHTVGVAAAAISWLLGMVVFFTAIGVEHLGEHPFRSAINWLPTGDTFFNIGVFIDPLNAAVLFFVAWTVLMIFIYSIGYHNFGAPKGEHDKPGLPPHGAEVHGHHVPSVEPLYARFFAFIALFAFGMFTLVVSDNLLTLFVGWEIMGLCSYLLIGFWYAKPSARNAAIKAFLTTRIGDVFMLLGIVALYSATGTLNFYDILRNEDILHTLATTPSGVFGLSAAGLIGLLLFIGTVGKSAQWPLHVWLPDAMEGPTPVSAMIHAATMVSAGVYMVLRMFPLISAGWHHGDPLNTTMTVMAFIGALTAIFAATIAVTQNDIKRVLAYSTISQLGFMIAALGIGAYVAAAFHLVTHAFFKALLFLGSGSVIHGMEHGVLHTGEHVDPQDMFNMGGLRKKMPITFWTFLIGGFALSGFPLITSGFWSKDEILADAFANGHLGVLITLSLAALLTAFYTMRQITLTFFGAPRTKAAEHASENKLVMTAPLMVLAVFAVIAGWVGIPEHFPVIGGLLPSWFHDFVGGTLLEHPHAPDFSTIPLGISLGVALGGLGLGYLVYRKAGTVDPLRKPLGPLYTLLQNKYYIDELYERIFVRPARVIAEKFSYWFLDRTVIDGALHWVARNSLDLGTFFRYGFENPVINGFGNWIAHMTAAIGRVLRKVQTGAVQQYMLVVALVAFGGLFYYLFTVLR; from the coding sequence ATGCCGACTGAAACCCTGATCTGGCTTATTCCGCTCCCGCCGCTGCTGGCGTTCTTTTTGATCTTGCTGTTCACTCGCAAGAACAACGCCCTCAGCCACACCGTAGGCGTTGCCGCGGCGGCCATCTCCTGGCTGCTGGGCATGGTGGTGTTCTTCACCGCCATCGGGGTGGAGCACCTCGGTGAGCACCCGTTCCGCTCGGCGATCAACTGGTTGCCCACGGGTGACACTTTCTTCAATATCGGCGTGTTTATTGACCCGTTGAATGCTGCGGTGCTGTTCTTCGTAGCCTGGACGGTGCTGATGATCTTCATCTACAGCATCGGCTATCACAACTTTGGTGCCCCCAAGGGCGAGCATGACAAGCCGGGCCTGCCGCCGCATGGCGCAGAGGTGCACGGCCACCATGTGCCCTCGGTGGAGCCGTTGTACGCGCGCTTCTTCGCTTTCATTGCCCTGTTCGCCTTCGGCATGTTCACGCTGGTGGTCTCCGACAACTTGCTGACCCTGTTCGTGGGCTGGGAGATCATGGGCTTGTGCTCCTACCTGCTGATCGGCTTCTGGTACGCCAAACCCTCAGCGCGCAACGCCGCCATCAAAGCCTTCCTGACCACACGTATCGGCGATGTGTTCATGCTGCTGGGTATCGTGGCGCTCTATTCCGCCACCGGCACGCTGAACTTCTACGACATCCTGCGCAACGAAGATATTCTGCACACCCTGGCCACAACGCCCAGCGGTGTGTTTGGCCTCTCGGCAGCTGGCTTGATCGGCTTGCTGCTCTTCATCGGCACGGTGGGCAAATCGGCCCAGTGGCCGCTGCACGTCTGGCTGCCGGATGCGATGGAAGGCCCCACACCGGTTTCGGCGATGATCCACGCTGCCACGATGGTTTCGGCGGGCGTGTACATGGTGCTGCGTATGTTCCCGCTGATCTCGGCGGGCTGGCACCACGGTGACCCGCTGAACACCACGATGACGGTGATGGCCTTTATCGGCGCGCTGACCGCTATCTTCGCCGCCACCATCGCTGTGACACAAAATGACATCAAGCGCGTGCTGGCGTATTCCACCATCTCGCAACTGGGCTTTATGATCGCCGCGCTGGGCATCGGCGCCTATGTGGCCGCCGCCTTCCACCTGGTGACCCATGCCTTCTTCAAGGCGCTGCTGTTCCTGGGCTCGGGCTCGGTCATTCACGGCATGGAGCACGGCGTGCTGCATACCGGCGAACACGTAGACCCGCAAGACATGTTCAACATGGGCGGCCTGCGCAAGAAGATGCCGATCACGTTCTGGACCTTTTTGATCGGTGGTTTCGCGCTGTCCGGCTTCCCGCTGATCACCTCCGGCTTTTGGTCCAAAGATGAAATTCTGGCCGATGCCTTTGCCAATGGGCACCTCGGCGTATTGATCACCCTTTCGCTGGCGGCCTTGCTGACTGCCTTCTACACCATGCGCCAGATCACGCTGACCTTCTTCGGGGCGCCGCGCACCAAGGCCGCCGAGCACGCCAGCGAGAACAAGCTGGTGATGACCGCCCCGCTGATGGTGCTGGCGGTCTTCGCCGTCATCGCCGGCTGGGTGGGCATTCCTGAGCACTTCCCCGTCATCGGCGGCCTGCTGCCCAGTTGGTTCCACGATTTCGTGGGCGGCACCCTGCTGGAGCACCCGCATGCGCCGGACTTTAGCACGATCCCCCTGGGTATCTCGCTGGGTGTAGCGTTGGGCGGCTTGGGCCTGGGGTACCTGGTGTATCGCAAGGCCGGCACGGTGGACCCGCTGCGCAAGCCGCTAGGCCCGCTGTATACCTTGCTGCAAAACAAGTATTACATTGACGAGCTGTATGAGCGCATCTTTGTGCGCCCGGCTCGCGTGATCGCCGAAAAGTTCTCGTACTGGTTCCTCGATCGCACGGTGATCGACGGGGCGCTGCACTGGGTGGCGCGCAATTCGCTGGACCTGGGCACCTTCTTCCGCTATGGCTTTGAAAACCCGGTGATCAACGGCTTCGGCAATTGGATTGCACACATGACGGCCGCAATCGGGCGTGTGTTGCGCAAAGTACAGACCGGTGCGGTGCAGCAATACATGCTGGTGGTCGCGCTGGTAGCCTTTGGCGGCCTCTTCTACTATCTATTCACTGTGCTGCGCTAA
- the nuoK gene encoding NADH-quinone oxidoreductase subunit NuoK has translation MPLSWYLVLAALLFCIGLYGVLARKNAVAILMGVELMLNAVNINLVAFWRYFTPDKIGGHAFAVIVFAVAAAEVAVGLALIISIYRRRKTVAADEINLMKW, from the coding sequence ATTCCGCTTTCCTGGTATCTGGTGCTGGCCGCGCTGCTGTTCTGCATCGGCCTGTACGGCGTGCTGGCTCGCAAGAACGCCGTGGCCATCTTGATGGGCGTTGAGCTGATGCTGAACGCGGTGAACATCAATCTGGTGGCGTTCTGGCGCTATTTCACCCCTGACAAGATCGGCGGGCACGCCTTTGCCGTGATCGTATTCGCCGTGGCCGCCGCTGAAGTGGCGGTGGGCCTGGCCCTGATTATTTCCATCTACCGTCGCCGCAAGACCGTGGCCGCGGACGAAATTAACTTGATGAAGTGGTAA
- a CDS encoding NADH-quinone oxidoreductase subunit J has translation MTAMQGVFLFAAGLILWAAFMMVTRQNLVHAAFYLILALFGVAIVFVLLDAGFLAVVQVLVYIGAISIIMIFAVMLTRGDVIEEAPVNKGYGWALLLSALFAFGLIILIGQWPAVASLPGEINTARDLAAELGVSLVSPEGFVIPFEVASVLLLAALIGALVVARPQKKGK, from the coding sequence ATGACTGCAATGCAAGGTGTTTTTCTGTTCGCTGCTGGCCTGATCCTATGGGCGGCTTTTATGATGGTGACACGCCAGAACCTGGTGCATGCCGCCTTCTATCTCATTCTGGCCCTGTTTGGTGTGGCCATCGTCTTTGTGCTGCTGGATGCCGGGTTCCTGGCGGTGGTGCAAGTGCTGGTGTACATCGGTGCCATTTCCATCATTATGATCTTCGCGGTGATGCTGACCCGCGGCGATGTAATTGAAGAGGCCCCGGTGAACAAGGGCTATGGCTGGGCCTTGTTGCTCAGCGCGCTGTTTGCTTTTGGCCTGATCATCCTGATCGGCCAATGGCCGGCGGTGGCCAGCCTGCCGGGCGAGATCAATACCGCCCGCGATCTGGCGGCGGAGTTGGGTGTGAGCTTGGTGTCCCCCGAGGGATTTGTGATCCCGTTCGAAGTGGCTTCGGTTTTGCTGCTGGCGGCCCTGATCGGCGCGCTGGTGGTGGCCCGCCCGCAGAAGAAAGGTAAGTAG
- the nuoH gene encoding NADH-quinone oxidoreductase subunit NuoH, translated as MSFWSDPIRVINEWLTGLLASLLPEAWATLLSNVIGVVAVSSFGLILVIFLIWLERKVAARFQDRIGPNRAGPYGLLQTIADIVKLLTKEDSIPEKADKITFNLAPIISMIAVLLIWAVVPFAPGWIGTDLNVGVLYIAAVGSFGILSILMAGWSSNNKYALLGAFRAVAQLISYEVPMLLTLLVPVLLARSMGMVDVVQDQSVWFIALAPLAGIIFLVSSIAEVGRTPFDLIEAESEIVAGYHTEYTGMKFGLFFAAEFLHAFTVGVLFAILFLGGWRGPGAEQFPILGVLYLMAKSTIGYFIVMWVRSTLPRIRIDHMLDLNWKVLTPVALALLIITAVLDKLFSETALRVPALLAGNLVVLALAWAIIRLGTRRARRERKAFKERPEARAA; from the coding sequence ATGTCTTTTTGGAGCGACCCAATCCGTGTGATTAACGAATGGCTGACTGGCCTGCTGGCCAGTTTGCTGCCCGAGGCGTGGGCCACCCTGCTCAGTAACGTAATCGGCGTGGTGGCGGTTTCGTCTTTCGGCCTGATCCTGGTGATCTTCCTGATCTGGCTGGAGCGCAAGGTGGCCGCCCGTTTTCAAGACCGCATCGGCCCGAACCGCGCTGGCCCGTATGGTCTGTTGCAAACCATCGCCGATATCGTAAAGCTGCTTACTAAGGAAGATAGCATTCCAGAGAAGGCCGATAAGATCACCTTCAACCTGGCGCCGATCATCTCGATGATCGCCGTGTTGCTGATCTGGGCCGTGGTGCCCTTTGCGCCCGGTTGGATCGGTACCGATCTCAACGTTGGCGTGTTGTACATCGCCGCGGTGGGGTCCTTCGGTATTCTCTCGATCCTCATGGCTGGCTGGTCTTCCAATAATAAGTACGCCTTGCTGGGTGCGTTCCGTGCGGTGGCGCAGCTCATCTCGTACGAGGTGCCGATGCTGCTGACCCTGCTGGTGCCGGTGTTGCTGGCGCGTAGCATGGGCATGGTGGATGTTGTGCAAGACCAATCGGTATGGTTCATTGCCCTGGCACCGCTGGCCGGCATCATCTTCCTGGTCTCCTCGATCGCTGAGGTGGGCCGCACTCCGTTTGACCTTATCGAAGCTGAATCTGAAATCGTGGCCGGCTATCACACCGAATACACCGGTATGAAGTTCGGCTTGTTCTTCGCTGCCGAATTCCTGCATGCCTTCACCGTGGGCGTTTTGTTCGCCATCCTGTTTCTGGGTGGCTGGCGTGGCCCCGGGGCGGAGCAGTTCCCCATTCTCGGTGTGCTGTACCTGATGGCCAAATCCACCATCGGCTATTTCATTGTGATGTGGGTGCGCAGCACCTTGCCGCGCATCCGCATTGACCACATGCTGGATCTGAACTGGAAGGTGCTCACCCCGGTGGCGCTGGCCCTGCTGATCATTACCGCCGTGCTGGATAAGCTGTTCAGTGAGACCGCGCTGCGTGTGCCGGCGCTGCTGGCTGGCAACCTGGTGGTGCTGGCGCTTGCTTGGGCCATTATTCGGCTCGGCACGCGCCGTGCCCGCCGTGAGCGCAAAGCCTTCAAGGAACGTCCAGAGGCGCGCGCGGCCTAG